From the genome of Dissulfurirhabdus thermomarina:
GGTAGCCCGCCACCCGGTCGTCTCCGGTGCCGCCGGGCCCGTACTGCCCCCGGACCAGCCAGCGGCCGAGTTCCTCCGGGGGGAAGGGGCGGACGGCCCGGAGCAGCTTCACCTTCTCGTCCCGCACCCGGTCCGCCCCGAAGGAGGCCGGCGGCTCCATGGCCACCAGGGAGAGCATCTGGAGCATGTGGTTCTGGAACATGTCCCGCAGGCACCCCGCCCCCTCGTAGTAGCCCGCCCGGTGTTCCACCCCGGCGGCCTCGGCCACGGTGATCTGGACGTGGTCCACGTAGCGCCGGTTCCAGACGGGCTCGAAGATGGCGTTGGCGAACCGGAACATGAGGATGTTCTGGACCGTCTCCTTGCCCAGGTAGTGGTCGATCCGGTAGATCTGGCGCTCGGAGAGGACACGGTGGAGCCTTTCGTCCAGGGCCAGGGCGCTGGCGAGGTCGCGCCCGAAGGGCTTTTCCGCCACCACGCGGGCCCAGGCGCCGCCCCGGCCCTCCTCCCGGGCGAGGCCCGCGGCGCCGAGGCCCTCGATGATGCGGGGCGCCACGCCGGGCGGCACCGCGAGGTAGAAGAGCCGGTTGCCCCCGGTTCCGGCCTCGGCCTCGAGCCCGGCCAGGCGTTCCCCGAGCCGCCGGTAGAAGGCCGGGTCGTCGTAGTCGCCGCTGAGATAGGCGTGCCTGTCGGCGAAGGCCCGCACGGCGCCGGCCGGCCGGTCCGGGAATCGGGCCCGCAGGGTGGCCCGGACCCGCTCCCGGAACCCATCGTCGCCCAGGGGGGAGCGGGCGCACCCCAAGACGAAGAAGGCCGGCGGCAAAAGTCCCCGCCGGTGGAGGGCGAAGAGGGCCGGAAGGAGCTTCCGGTGGGCGAGATCCCCGGAGGCGCCGAAGATCACCACCCCGCAGGGCGGCGGCCGGTCCTCGAGGCAGAAGGGCCCCTCGCGGAGGACCCGGGCGCGGGCGTGCCCGCCGGTCATCTGCCTCCCCCGCCGGCCCGGCGCACCTCGTGCCCGCCGAAGGCCCGGCGGAGCGCCGCCACCACCCGGTCGGAGAAGAGGTCCTCCCGCTGGGAGGCGAACCGCTTGAAGAGGGCGTGGGCCATGGCGTCGGCCGGCACGCCGAGCCGGACCGCCTCCCGCACCGTCCACCGGCCCTCCCCGGAATCGGCCACCACGCCCCGGACCTCCTCGAGGCCCGGGTCCTCCCGGAAGACGTCTTCGAGGAGCTCGAGGAGCCACGACCGGATGACGCTCCCCCGGTTCCAGAGGGCCGCCAGCGCCCCGAAGTCGAGATGGGGCCCGTAGGGGGAGGCCCGTAGGAGCTCGAAGCCCTCCCCGTAGGCCTCCATGAGGGCGTACTCGATGCCGTTGTGGACCATCTTGACGAAGTGGCCGGCCCCCACCGGCCCGCAGTGCATGTGCCCGCCCGGCGGGGCCAGGGTGTCGAGGACGGGCCCGAGGCGGCGATAGTCGTCGGCCCCGCCTCCCAGCATGAGGCAGTAGCCCTTCTCGAGGCCCCAGACGCCCCCCGACACCCCGGCGTCCACGTACCGGATGCCCTCGGCCCCGAGGGCCTCGGCCCGCCGGAGGTCGTCCCGGAAGTCGCTGTTGCCGCCGTCCACCACGAGGTCCCCCGGCCCGAGGTGGGGGCGCAGGCGCTCGATGTGCTCGTCCACCGGCGGCCCCACCGGCAACATGAGCCACACCACCCGGGGCGGGTCGAGGAGTCGGACCAGGGCCTCCGGGGAGTCGGCCCCCGCGGCGCCCTCCGCCTCGATCCGGCGGACCTTCTCCGCCGTCCGGTTGTAGGCGGCCACCTCGTGCCCCCCGCGCAGCAGCCGCCGGGCCATGTTCATGCCCATCCGCCCGAGGCCGATCATCCCGATCTGCATCCGCCGTCCTCCTTCCCGGCCCAGGATCAGGCCAGCGAGATGGCGTCCTGCGGGCACATGACCACCGCCCGGCCGCAATCGCAGGCCCCGCAACCCGCCGGGTCCACCACCCAGGCCTTGTCGTCGCGGAGTTCGAAGACCCCGGGGCAGAGCTCCACGCAGGCCCCGCACCCGTTGCAGCGGCCGTAGTCCACGACGGGTTCCGCGCCCCGCCCGCCGCTGCCGCGTTCCCGGTCCATGTCCCTCTTCTACCACGAAGCCGGGCGGCGGCGCAAAACGCGGCGGCACGTGGCGGGCCCCGGCCGGATCCGTTACCATGACGCCACCGATCCCCGTCGAGGAGCTTTCCGCCCGTGCCGCGCCGCCTCGCCGCCATCCCCTTCTTCGAGGGGCTCCCGGAGGACGACCTCCGGGAGCTCGCCATGATCGCCGTGGAGCATTCGGTGCCCGCCGGCGCGGCCGTCTTCTCGGAAGGGGACGAGGGCACCGGCTTCTACGTGGTGCTGGAGGGCCGGGTGAAGATCTTCAAGCTCTCGGCCGAGGGCCGGGAGCAGATCCTCCACCTCTTCGGCCCCGGAGACCCCTTCGGCGAGGCGGCGGTCTTCGCCGGGCGGCACTTTCCCGCCAACGCCGTGGCGCTGGCACCCTCGCGGCTCCTCTTCTTCCCCAGGGCCGCCTTCGTGGACCTCGTGACGCGGCGCCCGTCCCTGGCGCTGGGCATGCTGGCGGTCCTCTCCCGCCGGCTCCACCGCTTCGCCCGGCTCATCGAGGACCTGTCCCTCCGGGAGGTGCCGGGGCGGCTGGCGGCCTACCTGCTGGCGCTGCCGGGGGCCGGGAGCGCCGCGCCGGTGGTCCTCGAGATCCCCAAGGCCCAGATCGCCGGCCTCCTCGGGACCACGCCCGAGACCCTCTCCCGCATCCTCCGGAAGATGTCGGACCGCGGCCTCGTCCGCGTGGACGGCCCCCGGATCCGGATCCTGGACCGGCCGGCCCTCGAGGACCTCGCCGCCGGCGAGACCCGGCTCGCCTGAAACCGTGGCGGCCGGCCCCGACGCCGACACCGCCCTGCGGCGCCGCATGGAGGCCCTCTACCGGCGCCGCAACCGCCGCGCCCTGGTCCACCCCGATCCCCTCGAGTTCCTCTACCGGTACCCGGACGTCCGGGACCGGGAAGTGGCCGGGCTCGTGGCCTCCGCCCTGGCCTACGGGCGGGTCCGGCAGATCCTGGCCGCCGTGGGCCGGGTCCTGGATCTCCTGGGCCCCGCCCCGGCGGCCCGCGTGAGCGCCGCGGGGCCGGCGGAGCTCGCCTGCCTCCTGTCCGGTTTCCGCCACCGCTTCAGCGGCGGGGGCGAGGTGGCGGCCCTGCTGGCCGCCGCCGGCCGGGCCATCCACCGCCACGGGTCCCTGGAGGCCTGCTTCCGGGCCGGCCTCCGGCCGGGCCACGAAACCACGGCGGCCGCCGTGGAGGCCTTCGCCCGGGAGCTCCGGGGCCTCGCCCCCGGTCCCGTGGCGACGCTGCTGCCGGACCCGGCAAAGGGGAGCGCCTCGAAGCGCCTCCACCTCTACCTCCGGTGGATGGTGCGCCGGGACGACGTGGACCCCGGTGGCTGGGCCGTGGCCCCGTCGCTGCTCCTGGTGCCCCTGGACACCCACCTCCACCGGATGGTCCGCGGGCTCGGCTTCACTCGGCGCCCGCGGCCGGACCTCAAGGCCGTCCTGGAGGTGACGGCGGCCTTCCGGCGGATCCGCACCGACGACCCGGTCCGCTACGACTTCGCCCTCACCCGGCCCGGCATCCGGGGCGGCTCCGGCCGCCCGCCCGGTTCATGCCCGGGGGGCGACCGGCCGACAAGGTGAGGAGGGAGCCCGAAGACCCGTGCACCGCACCCGCACCCGACGACACCCCGCCGCCTGGAGACGCCCGTCCCGCCGGTTCTGGGGGTGGTTCATCGGCGGCGTCCTCCTCTACCTCCTCGTGGAGAGCCTCGGGCACCTCGTCTTCTTCCCCGGGACCCCGCTCTCCCGGGCCCTCTTCCCCACCGCCCCCCACGAGCTCTGGATGCGGGGGGTCGCCCTCGCCGCCCTCGCCGCCTCGGCCCTCCTCTACCGGCGGGCCCTCCTTCGGGAGGTCCGGGCCCTCAAGGTCCACCGCATGAACCGCCTCCTCGCCCTCCTGGGCGAGGTGGTGACCACCACCCTCCGGGCCGGAGACCGCGACACCCTCTTCCGGGAGGCCTGCCGGATCGCCGTGGAGACCGGCGGCCTCCGGATGGCATGGATCGGCCTCGTGGCCCCGGACGGCGCCGTGGAGCCGGCGGCCGCCCACGGCCACGGCCTGGACTACCTGGAGGGGCTCCGGGTGAGCGTGGACGAGGCCGACCCGCGCAGCCGGGGGCCCACGGGGCGGGCCATCCTGGAGGGCCGGCCCCAGGTCATGAACGACATCGCCGCCGACGGCGCCATGCGCCCGTGGCGCGAGGCGGCCCTCCGCCGGGGCTTCCGCTCGTCCGCGGCCTTCCCCCTGGTGGCCCGGGGGCGGATCCTCGGGGCCTTGAACGTCTACGCGGACGTCCCGAACTACTTCGAGGCGGACGAGGTGGAGATCCTGGACCGCGCCGCCCAGGGCGTCTCCTTCGCCCTGGAACTTCTCCGTCACCGGCTCGACACCGTGGCCTACCAATACCGCCTCCGGGAGAAGGAACGGGAGGTCCGCCTCCTCCTCGACTCCACCGCCGAGGGCCTCCTCGGCCTGGACCCGGCGGGCCGGTGCACCTTCGCCAACGACGCCGCCCTGCGCCTGCTGGGCTACGAGGCCGCCTCGGACCTCCTCGGCCAGAACCTCCACGCCCTGGTCCACCACACCCGGGAAGACGGCACCCCCCACATCCAGCAAGACTGCCGCATCTGCCGGGCGGTGGTGGGGGGCGAGATCGTCCACGCCGACGACGACCTCTTCTGGCGATGCGACGGGACGTCCTTCCCCGTGGAGTACTGGGCCCGGCCCGTGGTCCGCGACGGGCACACCGTGGGCGTCGTGCTCACCTTCCTCGACATCACCGAGCGCCGGGCCATGGAGCGCGACCTCCGCCGCCGGCTCGACATGGAGGCCCGGTTGAACCGCCTCGCCCAGCTCCTCATCACCCACCGGGAGGCGGCCCCGGGTGAGGCCCTCGCCATCTTGTCCGAGGCCGCCGGGGCCGAACGTGCCGGCATCTACCGCTGGTCCGCCTCCGAGGGCTTCGCCCGGGTCGCCTCCTGGCACGCCCGCGGCGCCCCGGCCCCCGAGGCGGGCCCCGTGGCCCCCGACCCGGCCGCCGCCGCATGGCTCCGGGAGGCCATGGCCGGCGGCGACGCCGCCGTGGTGATGGACGTCTCGGCGCTCCCCCCCGGAGCGGGCGGGTTGCGCATCTCGCCGCCGGGAGGAAAGACCGGGGCGCTTCTCGCCGTGCCCCTCGACCTCCCGGGCGGGGCCCCCTTCGGCTTCCTCGCCTTCTCGGGCCGGGCCCGGCCCGACGCCTGGCACCCGGAAGACGTTCGGGCCGTCCGAACCGCGGCGGCCATGCTGGCCGGCTACTACGCCCGGCGAGAGGCCGAGGTCCGCCTCGACTACCTCTCCCGGCACGACCCGGTCACCGGGCTGCCCAACATCGCCGCCTTCCGTGACCACCTCCGGCGGCACCTCGCCGTGGCGAAGCGCCAGGAGGCGGGTGCCGCGGTCCTCCTGGTGGAGCTCGCCAACTTCGCCGACGTGGTGGAATCCCGGGGCCACGAGACCGCGGAACGGGTGCTGCGCAAGGCCGCGGGCCTCTTCACGCGGTGCCTTCGAGAGGAAGACACCGTGGCCCGGACCGGGGCCCACCAGTTCGGGGTCCTGCTCCCCGAGGTGGACGACCCGGAGGGAGCGGTCGCCGTGGGTCTCAAGCTGGTCCAGGCCCTCACCCCCACCCTCCGGCTCAAGGACGGGGCGGAGGTCTACCTCGAGGTCCAGGTGGGCGCGGCCCTCTTCCCCGAAAACGGCGCGGACCCGGAGGCCCTGATCCGGAGCGCCAACGTGGCCTTAAACCGCGCCCGCTGCGAGGGGCCGAACAACGTGCGGCTCTGCACCGCGGAGATGAACCGCCAGGTGATGGACCGCCTGCGGCTGGAGGGTGAACTCCGTGCCGCAGTGGAACGCCGGGAGTTCACCGTCCACTTCCAGCCCAAGGTGGACGTGGCCGAGGGACGCGCCACGGGGGTGGAGGCCCTCGTGCGGTGGCAGCGGCCGGGCGGCCGCCTGGAGCCCCCCGGCGCCTTCATCCCCATGCTGGAGAAGACGGGGCTCATCGTGCCCGCCGGGCGGTGGGTGCTCGAGGAGGCCTGCCGGCGGATGATGGAGTGGCGGCGGCGGGGGCTGCCCCCGCTCGCCCTGTCGGTGAATCTGTCGGGGCGGCAGTTCGCGGCTCGCAACCTGGTGGAGATGGTCGCCGATTGCCTGCAGGCCACGGGTTTCCCGCCCGGCGAGCTCGTGCTCGAGGTCACCGAGACCATGGCCATCCGGAACCTGGAGGCCAACCTCCAGGTCTTCAACCGCCTCCGGGGCCTGGGCGTGCGGATCGCCCTGGACGACTTCGGGAAGGAGTATTCCTCCTTCGGTTACCTCAAGCAGCTCCCGGTGGACGAGCTCAAGATCGACCGGGCCTTCCTGGCCAACGTCCCCGCCGACCGGGAAGGCGCCGCCATCCTCCGGGCCATGGTGGCCATGGCCCACGCCTTGAACCTCAAGATCACGGCGGAGGGCGTCGAGACGGGAGAGCAGTGGGCCTTCCTCAAAGAGGTGGGCTGCGACGAGGCCCAGGGGTTCCTCTTCGGTCACCCCGAGCCGCCGGAGGCCCTGGAGGCCGTCCTGGTGCGGTCCGCCGCCCCGCCGGGCGAACCGTCCGCCGCCCCGGCAGGCAAGGCCCCCCTCCACTGACCCCGGCGGGCCCGAGCCGGCAAAGGCGCCCCGGCGACACCGCCTCTCTTCCTCTTTCCGTTTTACCGCCTGGATCCGTGGCGGCTTTCAGCTGGCATTGGGCCGAACCGCCGGGGCTTCAGCGCCTGTCTCCCCCCCCTTCTGCCGGAGGCCGCAAGGATGCCCCAGCTTGACCGGGAGGACATCTCACATCGGCGTCTTGGGACAAACGGCATCGGTGCTGAAAAGGCCGGACAACCCGCCCGGCCTCCCACTCCGCGTGAAAAATTTAGAGTGAGTCACGGTTCGATCGGCCCGTGCCAAGTCCATCCGCGCGGTCATGCGCACCACCATCGACGAACCTGATCGCCACCCCGTGAAACGATCCCTCCGCACTTGATAATAGCGACCCGGTCATGACCACCGCGTCTGCGCCGAACTCACCGGCCTTCTCCTTGATCTTTTTCATGTAGTTCGGCTTGATGGAACCTACGGGGATCTCCGGCAGGTGATAATAAACCTCTAGCCTTGGGGATACGGGGCCGCCCACCCTCCCCGGATCCACAGATACCCGCGCCATAAGAAAATCTGCCTCTACTGTGGCTATTTTTTTATAAGGTACCTCCGGAAACGCGGGCAAGATCTGCACCTGCTCCTTGCGGTTATATTTTGCATCTGGATCAACTGGATATACATAGACGCGCGTGCAGGAACACAACAAGAAGACCATCATGATCCCAAAAACACATGTCTTTTTCATACTGATCCCTCAAATTCGTTCGACGGTCCCCTTGCGACACTGCCGGCACCCCATTGGCCTTGAATTCAGGGAAAGGGGTTCTCCGTCTTTCGCTCCTCTTTGCTCCAGAGTTTAGCAGAAGATTTCACGTAGAATCGCGGGGCCGGATAACGCGCGCAACACTTCACAGACAACTCCACCCAAATGACTCGTGTTTGCAACCTTTGTTTTCTTTGAGCCTGTTCAACAGACGATCTGCCGACCGTCAAGCCACCACCCGCCGGGTCCGGCCACCTGTTGGAAACGACGGGCGACGCGGCCGAGGTCGTGCCGGCCGGCCCCTCACCCCGGAAGGTGCAGCGCGAAGACGCTCCCCTTGCCCGGTTCGCTCTCCACGGTGACGCGGCCCCCGTGGGCCTGCATCACGTGTTTCACGATGGCGAGCCCCAGACCGGTGCCTCCGAGCTCCCGGCTTCGAGCCTTGTCCACCCGGTAGAAGCGCTCGAAGATGCGCGGGAGGTGTTCCCGGGGGATCCCCGGGCCCTGGTCCCGGACCCGGACGACCACCTCGCCGCCCTCCCGGGCGGCCGTCACCTCCACCTCGCCGCCCTCCGGCGAATACTTCACCGCGTTGTCCAGGAGGTTCACCAGGGCCTGCTCGAGGAGCCGCGGCTCCATGGACGCCTCGAGGTCCGCCGGACATTCCGCCGAAAGGCGCACCCGCCGGCGTTTCGCGGCCGGCCGGCAGGCCTCCACGGCCCCCTGCACCACGGCCGCCACCGGTCCGGGCTCCAGTCGGACCGCCTCGGCCTCCACCTCGCGCTCGATCCGCGAGAGGGCCAGGAGGTCCTCCACCAGGTCGCCCAGGCGCTCGGCCTGGCGGTGGACGATCTCCAGGAACCGCCGCCGCTCGGCCGGGTCGAGTTCCTCGTCCAGCAGGGTCTCGGCGAACCCCCGTATGGAGGTCACCGGCGTCCGGAGCTCGTGGGAGACGTTGGCCACGAAGTCGCGCCGAAGATGCTCGAGGCGGCGGAGCCGGGTCACGTCGTGGAGCACCGCCACCGCCCCGATCTTCCGGCCCGCGGCATCGCGGAGGATCGTTCCGTTGAGATGCAGGTTGCGCTCCGTGCCCCCCACCCGCAGCACCATCTCCCCCTCCCGCGGGGCGCCGTCGTGGAGGACGTCTCCGAGGAAGCGCTGGAGGTAGGGATTGCGGAGCACCTCCTGGATGGGACGGCCGCACACGTCCTCGGCCCTGCGCCGGAACAGCCGCAACGCCGCCTCGTTCACCGTGATGACGCGCCGGTCGGCGTCCACGGCCACCACCCCCTCCCGCATGCTGGAGAGGATGGCCTCGGTCTGGTTGCGCTGGCGCCGGATGGTCTCGAGCCGATCGCCCAGCTGCGCCGCCATGGCGTTCATGGCCGCGGCAAGCCCGCGGGTCTCCTCCGAGTCCGGCACGTGGAGGCGGTAGTCGAGGGCCCCCTCGGCGAAGAGCTGGGCGCCGAGCCTGAGGTTCTCCAGCGGGCGGCTGATCCGCCGCGCGACCAGGAAGCTCGCTCCCAGGGCCAGGGCCAGGACGGCCAGCGCCACCGCCAGGAGCCGCCCTCTAAGCCCCGCCAGGGCGGCCCGGACGGAGGTCTCCGGCAGCGCCGCCCGCACCACCACGGCGCCCTCCGGCGCCGCCACGGCCACGTAGAGCATCTCGGTGCGCAGGGTGTGGCTGTAGCGCTCGGCCACCCCCCTCCCGCTCGCCAGGGCGGCCATGACCTCGGGCCGGTCGGCGTGGTTGTCCATGGTGGCCGGATCCCGCTCCGAGTCGGCCGCCACGCGCCCGCCGGGCAGGATGACCGTGATGCGGACCCCGGCCTCGCGGCCGGCGCGCCGGCAGAGGGCACGAAGCGCCGCCAGGCGCCCGGCGGCCACCAGGGGTCGGATCTCCGGCAAGAGCCCCCGGGCCACCTGCTCGAGGCCGGCCGCCGCCTGATCGCGGTGAAAACCGCGCATGGCGTCCACGTATTGCCAGGTGAGCCCGGAGAAGACCAGGAGGGAGACCCCCGCGAAGGCGGCGAAGAGCTGCCACTGAAGCCGCCGCCCCTTCACGCCTCCTCCCGGAACCGGTATCCCACGCCCCGAACCGTCTCGATGACCCCGCCGGCCGGGCCGAGCTTCTTCCGGAGGCCCACCACCTGGACGTCCACCGACCGCTCCGTGACCGGGTAGTCCTCTCCGTGCACCGCCCGGACGATCTGGCCGCGGGTGAAGACCCAGCCGGGCCGCGCGGCCAGGTACCGGAGCAGGCGGAACTCGGTGGGAGTGAGGTCCACGGGCCGGCCAGCCACGGTGACCTCGTGGCGGCCTGAGTGGATGACGATGCCGTGGGCACGGATCACCTCACCCGCCGCCGGGGCGGGAGCCGCCCGGCGCCGGAGGACGGCGCGCACCCGGGCCACCAAGACCCGCGGGCTGAAGGGCTTCGTGACGTAGTCGTCGGCCCCGAGCTCGAGGCCGGCCACGATATCGGCCTCCTCCCCCCGGGCCGTCAGCATGACCACGGAGACACCGCGGGTGGCCGGATCGCCCTTCAGGACCCGGCAGACGTCGAGCCCCTCCATGCCCGGGAGCATGAGATCCAGGACCACGAGGTCCGGGGGGGCGGCACGGACCGCCCGGAGCGCCTCCTCGCCCGTGGCCGCCGCCTCGACATGGTAGCCGTTGCGGGTGAAATGGTGGACGAGCAGTTGCCGGATGTCGGCCTCGTCGTCCACCACCAGGATGCGGGCCCGGCCCATGCCGCCTCGTCCTCCCGTGAACACGCCGCCCGGTCGGCGGGGAATCGGGGCCCCGCGGGGCCCTGGAGACTTTCTACCACGGGTGCCGGCGGATGGGAAAGGCGCGCTCGTGGCGAGGCGGCGCCGCCCCGTCAGGAGAAGAGCCGCTCCGGGTGCGCCATGGTCTCTCGGGTGAGCCGGGCCACGAGGCCCGACAGCCCCAGCAGCCCCACCAGGTTGGGGATGGCCATGGCGCCGTTCATGGTGTCGGCGAGGTTCCAGACGACGTCCACCCTCTGGAAGGCCCCGAGGGCGATGGCCGCGCAGAAGACGAAGCGGTAGGGCATCCGGGCCCGGAGGCCCAGGAGGTACTCGATGCACTCCTCGCCGTAGTAGGACCAGCCGATCATGGTGGAATAGGCGAAGACGGCAAGCCCCAGGCTGACGATGACCCCCCCGCCCCGGGGAAGCCCCTGCTCGAAGGCCAGCCGGGTGAGGGTGCTGGTGGTCTCCCCGGTAGTCCAGGCCCCGGTGGTGAGGATCACGAGGGCGGTCATGGTGCAGATGACCATGGTGTCGAAAAAGACCCCGGTCATGGCGACGAGGCCCTGGCGGACGGGGCTCTCCGTCCGGGCCGCGGCGTGGGCGATGGGGGCGCTGCCGAGGCCCGCCTCGTTGGAGAAGACCCCCCGTGCCACCCCGTAGCGGACGGCCGCGGCCACGGTGGCCCCCGCCGCGCCCCCGGCGGCGGCCGTTCCGTGAAAGGCCCCCTGGAAGATCAGGGCGAGGGCCCCGGGCAGCCGGTCGAGGTGGAGCAGCAGGACGAGGAGGGAACCGGCCACGTAGAAGACGGCCATGACGGGCACGAGGCGCTCCGTCACCCGCCCGATGCGCCGGATGCCGCCGATGATCACCACCCCGGTCATCACCGCCAGCACCCCCCCGGTGACCGCGACGGGCACTCCCCATTCCTCGCGGAGGACCACCGCCACGGAGTTCGACTGGACCATGCTCCCGATGCCGAAGGCCGCCACGGCCCCCATCAGGGCGAAGATCCAGCCGAGCCAGGGCAGGCCGAGGCCGTCGGCGATGTAGCGCATGGGGCCGCCCTGCATGGTGCCGTCCGGGAGTGTCCGGCGGAAGCGGACGGCCAGGACCGCCTCGGCGAACTTGGTGGCCATGCCGAAGAAGGCGCACACCCACATCCAGAAGACGGCCCCGGGGCCGCCCATGGCGATGGCGGTGGCGACGCCGGCGATGTTGCCCGTGCCGATGGTGGCCGAGAGCGCCGTGGTGAGGGCCTGAAACGGCGAGATGTCGCCGGGCGCCTCCCCGTCCTGGGGCCGGCAGAGCACGAGGCGCAGGGCCCGGGGCAGGTGGAAGACCTGGAGGAACCGGCACCGAAGGGTGAGCAAGACACCGGTGAACACCAGGGCATAGAGCATGAATCCGCCCCAGACGAAATGGTTCACGCGATCGAGCAGCTGGGAAAGGTCCATGGCTTCAGGTTCTCCTCGTCGTCTCGACCCGGCCCGGGCGGGTATGGACGGCGACAGGGCCCTCGGCCCGCCGCGCCGTCCCTACCCGTCCAGCGCCTCGCGGATCTTCCGCAACAGGACGCTCGGGGTCACCGGCTTCTGGATGAAGCGGACGTTGTCCTCGAGGACCCCGTGGTGGACGATGGCGTTGTCCGTGTACCCGGACATGAAGACCACCTTGAGCGACGGCATCTCGGCCCGGAGGCGCTCGGCCAGCTCCCGCCCGTTCATCCCCGGCATGATGACGTCCGTGAGGACGAGCTGCGGCTTCGGCTCCATGGCCTCCAGCATCCCGAGCGCCTCCGCCCCGCAGGACGCCGCAAGACACTTGTAACCGAAGGGCTCGAGGGTGGCCACCACGAGTTCCCGGATCGACGGTTCGTCGTCGACCACGAGGATGGTCTCGGTGCCCTGGAGACAGACGGCGCCCTCCCCCTCGGCGCGTTCCTCCGCCGCCGGGGCCTCGGTGCACCTGGGGAAGAATATCTTGAACGTGGTCCCCCTCCCCACCTCGCTGTAGACGTTGATGTAGCCGTTGTGCTGCCGCACCACCCCGTGCACCATGGAGAGGCCGAGCCCCGTGCCCTTGCCCCGCTCCTTGGTGGTGAAAAACGGGTCGAAGATGTGCTCGAGTACGTCCTTCGGCATCCCCACCCCGAAATCCGTGACGGCGACCATGACGTACGCCCCGGGCCGCACCCCCGGGTGGGCCAGGGCGTACGCCTCGTCGAGGCGGACCTCCAGGGTCTCGATGATGAGCCGGCCGCCGCCCGGCATGGCGTCCCTGGCGTTGACGGCGAGGTTCATGAAGACCTGCTCAAGCTGCCCCTGGTCGGCCTCGACGACGTCGCCCTCCGCAGCGAGCCGCACCTCGATCTCGATGTCCTCGCCGAGGATCTTGCCGAGCAGCTGGACGATGCCGTCGATGACCCGGTTCATGTGGAGCGGCTTGACCTCCAGGACCTGCTTGCGGCTGAAGGCGAGCAGCTGGCGCGTGAGGGTGGCGGCCTTCTCCCCGGCCGCTCGGATCGCCTCGACCTCCTCCCGGAAGGGGGCCTCCTCGGGCACCTTCAGGAGCAGGAGCTCGCAGTAGCCCAGGACGGCCGAGAGGAGGTTGTTGAAGTCGTGGGCGATGCCGCCGGCCAGGCGCCCGATGGACTCCATCTTCTGGGCCTGGTGGAGCTGGGCCTCGAGTTGGCGTTTCTCCTCCTCGCTCCGCCGGCGCTCCGAGACGTCGCGCCCCACCAGGAGCAGGGTCTCCCGCCCCTCGAGCGAGAAGACGTGGGCGCTGATCTCCACGGGGAAGACGCGCCCGTCCCGGGTGACGTGATCGACCTCGAAGACGCTCCTTCCCGCCCGCGCAAGGTCCCGCAACCTTTCTTCCAGCTCCTGCCGGCCGCCGGGGGCCGTGACGTCCCGGAGCGTCAGGGACAGAAGCTCCCCGCGGTCGTAGCCGTACATCCGGCAGGCGACGTCGTTGGCGTCGATGAACCTGCCGGGCACGCGCTCCCCCACCATCTCGACG
Proteins encoded in this window:
- the gnd gene encoding phosphogluconate dehydrogenase (NAD(+)-dependent, decarboxylating), with product MQIGMIGLGRMGMNMARRLLRGGHEVAAYNRTAEKVRRIEAEGAAGADSPEALVRLLDPPRVVWLMLPVGPPVDEHIERLRPHLGPGDLVVDGGNSDFRDDLRRAEALGAEGIRYVDAGVSGGVWGLEKGYCLMLGGGADDYRRLGPVLDTLAPPGGHMHCGPVGAGHFVKMVHNGIEYALMEAYGEGFELLRASPYGPHLDFGALAALWNRGSVIRSWLLELLEDVFREDPGLEEVRGVVADSGEGRWTVREAVRLGVPADAMAHALFKRFASQREDLFSDRVVAALRRAFGGHEVRRAGGGGR
- a CDS encoding TIGR02757 family protein — translated: MAAGPDADTALRRRMEALYRRRNRRALVHPDPLEFLYRYPDVRDREVAGLVASALAYGRVRQILAAVGRVLDLLGPAPAARVSAAGPAELACLLSGFRHRFSGGGEVAALLAAAGRAIHRHGSLEACFRAGLRPGHETTAAAVEAFARELRGLAPGPVATLLPDPAKGSASKRLHLYLRWMVRRDDVDPGGWAVAPSLLLVPLDTHLHRMVRGLGFTRRPRPDLKAVLEVTAAFRRIRTDDPVRYDFALTRPGIRGGSGRPPGSCPGGDRPTR
- a CDS encoding 4Fe-4S domain-containing protein, which gives rise to MDRERGSGGRGAEPVVDYGRCNGCGACVELCPGVFELRDDKAWVVDPAGCGACDCGRAVVMCPQDAISLA
- the zwf gene encoding glucose-6-phosphate dehydrogenase — translated: MTGGHARARVLREGPFCLEDRPPPCGVVIFGASGDLAHRKLLPALFALHRRGLLPPAFFVLGCARSPLGDDGFRERVRATLRARFPDRPAGAVRAFADRHAYLSGDYDDPAFYRRLGERLAGLEAEAGTGGNRLFYLAVPPGVAPRIIEGLGAAGLAREEGRGGAWARVVAEKPFGRDLASALALDERLHRVLSERQIYRIDHYLGKETVQNILMFRFANAIFEPVWNRRYVDHVQITVAEAAGVEHRAGYYEGAGCLRDMFQNHMLQMLSLVAMEPPASFGADRVRDEKVKLLRAVRPFPPEELGRWLVRGQYGPGGTGDDRVAGYREEPGVAPDSRVETFVAARLLVDNWRWKGVPFYLRSGKRLARRVSEIAITFKEVPHSMFEGLVPAEPAPNVLVLNVQPEEGVALSIQTKKPGPKSCLTILSMDFSYRDVFGVEMPEAYERLLLDCMLGDQTLFLRHDDMEVAWSLLTPVLEAWAEERPGVGEVYPYEPGSWGPAAADGLPGADGRGWRRP
- a CDS encoding Crp/Fnr family transcriptional regulator codes for the protein MPRRLAAIPFFEGLPEDDLRELAMIAVEHSVPAGAAVFSEGDEGTGFYVVLEGRVKIFKLSAEGREQILHLFGPGDPFGEAAVFAGRHFPANAVALAPSRLLFFPRAAFVDLVTRRPSLALGMLAVLSRRLHRFARLIEDLSLREVPGRLAAYLLALPGAGSAAPVVLEIPKAQIAGLLGTTPETLSRILRKMSDRGLVRVDGPRIRILDRPALEDLAAGETRLA